In a genomic window of Brassica rapa cultivar Chiifu-401-42 chromosome A10, CAAS_Brap_v3.01, whole genome shotgun sequence:
- the LOC103846960 gene encoding mitochondrial fission protein ELM1, giving the protein MRPTQPPELAVTGTPENLQRGVSGVVKRAIVIGNGCAGAENQCFGLVRSLGLYDRHLYYSVARPRGGISRWLHWLPISFYKKLNHFISCVCSGFSIKANESGFRRSGIEDVFEVADAKQIAAMARRTFDKSGPLLVVASGRDTISVASSIRRLAMEYVFVVQVQHPRSRLERFDLVITPRHDYFSLTPEGKRQTSFFLRPWVTPREPPGRNVFLTTGALHNADSSTLRNAALEWKDEFASLSKPLVVVNIGGPTRNCLYGVDLAKQLCGMLHSILWSCGSLRISFSRRTPKKVKEIITRELRSNPKVYIWDGKDPNPHLGHLALADAFIITADSISMLSEACTTGKPVYVVGAERCTWKFSEFQKTLRERGAVRPLTGKENMVEKWSYTPLNDNAEAAKRVIQDLAERGWKIEA; this is encoded by the exons ATGCGACCAACACAGCCACCGGAACTAGCCGTCACCGGTACCCCCGAGAATCTTCAGAGAGGTGTTTCCGGCGTAGTGAAACGAGCTATCGTGATCGGAAACGGCTGCGCCGGCGCGGAGAATCAGTGCTTCGGCCTTGTTCGATCCTTGGGCCTTTACGATCGCCACCTCTACTAT AGTGTAGCTAGGCCAAGAGGAGGAATCAGCAGGTGGCTTCATTGGCTTCCTATCTCTTTTTACAAAAAGCTTAACCATTTCATCAGCTGTGTATGTTCTGGATTCTCCATTAAAGCAAATGAATCGGGTTTCAGAAGATCTG GAATCGAGGATGTGTTTGAAGTAGCTGATGCGAAGCAGATTGCTGCCATGGCTCGTCGTACGTTTGACAA GAGTGGCCCTTTGTTAGTGGTGGCATCTGGTCGTGATACTATCTCTGTCGCAAGCTCCATTAGACGACTAGCTATGGAATATGTCTTTGTTGTTCAG GTGCAACATCCAAGATCGCGTCTCGAGAGATTTGATCTAGTGATCACACCTCGACATGATTACTTTTCTCTAACACCTGAAGGGAAGAGGCAAACTTCTTTCTTTCTCAGGCCATGGGTGACTCCACGTGAACCTCCAGGTAGAAATGTG TTTTTGACTACCGGAGCTCTTCACAATGCTGACTCTTCTACTCTGAGAAACGCTGCTTTGGAATGGAAGGACGAGTTTGCCTCGCTGTCAAAGCCTTTGGTTGTTGTTAATATCGGAGGACCTACAA GGAACTGTTTGTATGGTGTTGATCTCGCTAAGCAGTTGTGTGGTATGCTTCACAGTATCCTCTGGAGCTGTGGAAGCCTAAGAATATCTTTCTCGAGACGAACACCGAAGAAG GTCAAAGAGATTATAACTAGAGAACTGAGGTCTAACCCGAAGGTTTACATTTGGGATGGAaaag ACCCTAATCCGCATTTGGGGCATCTAGCTTTAGCCGATGCTTTTATCATAACTGCTGACTCTATAAGTATGTTGAGCGAAGCGTGTACTACCGG GAAGCCAGTGTATGTTGTGGGTGCTGAACGGTGTACATGGAAGTTCTCTGAGTTCCAGAAGACCCTTCGTGAAAGAGGAGCTGTTCGACCTTTAACCGGCAAAGAAAAT ATGGTTGAGAAGTGGAGTTACACTCCTCTTAACGACAATGCAGAAGCTGCAAAGCGTGTGATCCAAGATCTGGCTGAGCGTGGATGGAAAATTGAGGCGTGA